From Opitutaceae bacterium, the proteins below share one genomic window:
- the brxF gene encoding BREX-3 system P-loop-containing protein BrxF, producing MHRIDQTVADAINDATSLYHRLVLVVGPSGSGKTGAVRRVAISHPCPCLNVNLELSKQMLNLTGRQRSLQALTVLRDLIKDAGDDTVVLDNNEILFDRTLQLDPLRVLKELSRTKTIVATWNGHIDKNSLDYAEPDHPEYQHYPISEVDFVYVTTEGKEA from the coding sequence ATGCACCGAATTGACCAGACGGTAGCGGATGCGATAAATGACGCAACCTCGCTCTATCATCGGCTCGTTTTAGTGGTTGGGCCATCCGGCTCTGGCAAGACCGGGGCTGTTAGGCGGGTCGCTATCAGTCATCCCTGCCCCTGTCTGAATGTGAATCTTGAGCTCTCCAAGCAGATGTTGAACCTGACCGGACGTCAGCGATCCCTCCAAGCTCTCACAGTGCTGCGAGACCTGATTAAGGACGCCGGGGACGATACAGTCGTTTTGGACAACAACGAGATCCTTTTCGATCGGACCCTTCAGCTCGACCCGTTGCGGGTCCTTAAGGAGCTGTCACGCACCAAGACGATCGTGGCAACTTGGAACGGCCACATCGACAAGAACAGTTTGGACTACGCCGAACCCGATCATCCAGAGTACCAACACTACCCAATTTCTGAAGTCGATTTTGTGTATGTCACCACGGAAGGAAAAGAAGCATGA
- a CDS encoding VWA domain-containing protein, whose product MKTTITLDYHAILANQAQPVHFALLFETPESTLTRPQPAAFTIVIDRSGSMSGPPLEAAKSAAKNAVKNLRTGDLFALVTFDDSARTVIPLSEIPDKAAAMERIDTVQSGGSTNLTGGWMLGRDELRKAPTGTMRRLLLLSDGQLNVGITDPDQVAGIVGQGLEMERIRTSCLGFGPSYVEDLLARLARVTNGEFYDANSPEKLPAIFEAELDGLQKTVVMNLRVRLKSLDFVEGIRFLGGREGLALPDGRQEYALGDLVADEKMAAVFQLDVLAIPEIAPGRPAASLEGEGLVEAEMLYDRVEESGIASVTETHTVRICPTQSPADVKVNESALSWITPPQAARIVEQAMALRDRGEVEQARQVLTDGIQRIEAYGHPDQVKDALALLSRTLAQIKEDGTYRSSRKSMLYSSSSYQNLRRSSHWSADESMPEFKRRPKPISPEPADPENTV is encoded by the coding sequence ATGAAAACAACGATCACACTCGACTACCACGCCATCCTCGCAAATCAGGCACAACCTGTCCATTTCGCGCTTCTATTTGAAACGCCCGAATCCACTCTGACCCGTCCGCAACCCGCCGCTTTCACCATCGTGATTGATCGCAGCGGCTCGATGAGCGGACCACCGCTTGAAGCCGCAAAGTCAGCGGCGAAGAACGCGGTGAAGAATCTGCGGACGGGCGATCTCTTTGCCCTCGTGACCTTCGACGATTCCGCCCGAACGGTCATTCCCCTTTCCGAGATCCCGGACAAAGCAGCGGCCATGGAGAGGATTGACACAGTTCAGTCTGGTGGCAGCACCAACCTGACTGGAGGCTGGATGCTCGGGCGCGATGAGCTCAGAAAGGCACCCACCGGCACCATGCGACGCCTGCTCCTTTTATCTGATGGCCAACTGAACGTTGGGATTACTGACCCCGACCAGGTAGCCGGCATCGTCGGACAGGGACTAGAAATGGAACGGATACGGACAAGCTGCCTCGGATTTGGACCCTCCTACGTGGAGGATCTCCTGGCCAGGTTGGCTCGAGTCACCAACGGCGAGTTCTACGATGCGAATTCGCCGGAGAAGCTGCCGGCCATCTTCGAGGCAGAACTCGATGGCCTCCAGAAGACGGTTGTCATGAACCTGAGGGTGCGACTGAAGTCCCTGGATTTCGTTGAAGGTATTCGTTTTCTCGGCGGACGGGAGGGCTTGGCCCTGCCCGATGGCCGACAGGAATATGCATTGGGCGACCTCGTGGCTGACGAGAAGATGGCCGCCGTCTTTCAACTCGACGTCCTTGCCATCCCTGAGATCGCACCCGGCCGACCGGCAGCCAGCCTCGAAGGAGAAGGATTGGTCGAGGCCGAGATGCTCTACGACCGGGTGGAGGAAAGCGGGATCGCATCGGTCACCGAGACCCATACGGTCCGAATCTGCCCGACCCAGAGCCCCGCCGACGTGAAGGTCAATGAATCCGCCCTGTCCTGGATCACCCCACCCCAAGCCGCCCGAATCGTGGAACAAGCCATGGCCCTGCGGGACCGCGGTGAAGTGGAGCAAGCCCGCCAGGTTCTCACGGACGGAATCCAGCGGATCGAAGCCTACGGTCACCCGGACCAGGTCAAAGACGCCCTCGCCCTCCTGAGCCGAACCCTCGCGCAGATCAAAGAAGACGGCACATACCGGAGTTCGCGAAAGTCCATGCTCTATTCCAGCAGCTCCTACCAGAACCTGCGCCGCAGTTCGCACTGGTCGGCGGACGAGTCGATGCCGGAATTCAAGAGACGCCCAAAGCCGATATCACCGGAGCCGGCCGATCCAGAGAATACAGTCTAG
- a CDS encoding helix-turn-helix transcriptional regulator — MPELLGPFLRERREALRSERGRSYSLRQVAGRIGMEPSYLSRIERGTDIPPGEEKLLALAKELEVNPDALLAMAGKVSAEVQAAVRKQPELFGELIRQLNKMPDNALLKLVREVRDGDW; from the coding sequence ATGCCAGAACTCTTGGGACCCTTTTTACGGGAAAGACGCGAAGCTCTCCGCAGCGAGAGGGGTCGATCATATTCCCTCCGTCAGGTGGCCGGCAGGATCGGCATGGAACCATCGTACCTCAGTCGGATTGAACGCGGTACAGATATTCCCCCAGGTGAAGAGAAGCTACTTGCCCTGGCCAAGGAGCTCGAAGTGAACCCCGACGCTCTTTTGGCTATGGCCGGAAAGGTATCGGCAGAGGTCCAGGCAGCGGTTCGCAAGCAGCCAGAACTCTTCGGCGAGCTTATCCGCCAGCTCAACAAAATGCCCGATAACGCCCTCCTCAAACTCGTCCGCGAGGTCCGCGACGGTGACTGGTGA
- a CDS encoding bifunctional DNA primase/polymerase, whose translation MTGNPYMDAALALARQGLPVFPCAPGAKNPLTAHGFKDASVDEDVIKSWWKTNPTANIGLPTGELTDLVVVDIDQKNGNNGGWNLYQIGEKYGGLPETREIKTPSGGRHLYFNYPGTKVGSRTNCPCDGVDIRGDGGYIITPPSRCRDSDYIITRDIVAVDLPDWFVNLVADEPRMQAVASRSKYIAKSPDDRQETANRIEAALKLVPPDDRDTWIKMGMAIHSFDPEGLGFGLWDGWSKGCPEKYNSDEMDRIWKSFSEDRSPSLGLGSLFAKAKANGWIPVPRKTNVESDDESLEESQSKDTDDWPAPLSDDAYIGLAGRIARTFEPHTEAALEALLLQFLVSFGNMIGRGPHFKVGADRHGSNEFLVLVGPSGTGRKGSSLGYVRALMKAVAPIWVDERIMEGLSSGEGLTYAIRDAEYGLKDGQEVMIDKGVMDKRLLVIEPEFASVLKAIERAGNTLSAVVRKLWDQGSVRSMTKNSPLKATDAHVSIIGHITQDEVVESMKRTELANGFANRYIFACVRRTKFLPFPGTPSAEVFEGIVTDLKSVVAFAKTLDAIGFEDDARVLWIQRYRALSAGKPGISGSVLGRAEPHTLRLALIFAILDKAKLIGTRHLEAALSIWDYIERSVLFIFGQSTGNRTADTIYEELLRIRPSGMTRTEISKLLQGHSPAHETKRALTLLESCGRIYVIADKGESRTIQRWFASATQ comes from the coding sequence ATGACTGGTAATCCGTATATGGATGCGGCTCTCGCACTTGCCCGCCAAGGCCTTCCAGTGTTTCCGTGCGCACCAGGGGCAAAGAATCCCCTGACTGCGCACGGATTCAAGGATGCTTCGGTCGACGAAGATGTTATCAAGTCCTGGTGGAAAACCAATCCGACAGCAAACATCGGTCTCCCAACAGGAGAACTGACCGACCTTGTTGTTGTCGATATTGACCAAAAGAACGGAAACAACGGCGGCTGGAACCTGTACCAGATTGGAGAAAAATACGGTGGTCTTCCAGAGACTCGCGAGATAAAGACCCCATCGGGCGGGCGGCACCTATATTTCAATTATCCGGGCACGAAAGTCGGGTCTCGGACAAATTGTCCTTGCGATGGCGTCGACATTAGGGGGGATGGAGGTTACATAATCACCCCTCCGAGTCGGTGCCGCGATTCAGACTACATCATTACCCGCGACATCGTCGCCGTTGATCTGCCAGATTGGTTCGTCAATCTGGTTGCCGATGAACCCCGGATGCAGGCGGTCGCTTCTAGGTCAAAGTATATCGCGAAAAGCCCGGATGATCGCCAAGAAACGGCCAATCGCATCGAAGCAGCACTGAAACTCGTCCCACCTGATGATCGAGATACATGGATCAAGATGGGCATGGCGATTCACTCGTTCGATCCGGAAGGACTTGGATTTGGGCTATGGGACGGTTGGTCGAAGGGATGTCCAGAGAAGTACAATTCAGATGAAATGGATCGAATCTGGAAGAGCTTCAGTGAAGACCGGTCGCCAAGTCTGGGCCTTGGATCGCTATTCGCCAAAGCCAAAGCCAATGGATGGATCCCAGTCCCAAGGAAAACGAACGTGGAATCGGACGATGAGTCCCTAGAAGAGTCTCAAAGCAAGGATACGGATGATTGGCCGGCACCACTTTCCGACGATGCCTACATCGGACTTGCTGGTCGGATTGCCAGAACATTTGAACCACATACCGAGGCGGCGCTGGAGGCACTTTTGCTTCAATTTCTTGTCTCCTTCGGAAATATGATCGGACGAGGACCCCACTTCAAGGTTGGGGCTGACAGGCATGGATCAAATGAGTTTCTTGTGCTGGTTGGACCTTCGGGAACGGGTCGCAAGGGTTCGAGTCTAGGTTACGTCCGGGCTCTCATGAAAGCAGTTGCTCCTATATGGGTCGATGAGCGAATCATGGAAGGCCTTTCCTCCGGCGAAGGACTGACTTATGCGATTCGCGATGCCGAGTATGGGCTTAAGGATGGCCAGGAAGTGATGATCGACAAAGGCGTCATGGATAAGAGGTTGTTGGTAATTGAACCCGAATTCGCCAGTGTCCTGAAAGCGATCGAAAGAGCCGGAAATACGCTGTCTGCCGTGGTTCGGAAGCTCTGGGATCAAGGGTCGGTTAGGAGCATGACCAAAAACAGCCCATTGAAAGCAACTGATGCCCACGTCTCAATCATCGGACACATCACTCAGGACGAGGTCGTTGAATCAATGAAACGAACTGAACTGGCGAACGGCTTCGCCAACCGCTATATCTTCGCGTGCGTCAGGCGAACTAAGTTCCTCCCTTTCCCAGGGACGCCTTCAGCAGAAGTATTTGAGGGTATTGTAACCGATCTCAAGTCCGTTGTTGCATTTGCCAAGACGCTTGATGCGATCGGATTCGAGGACGACGCGAGAGTGCTTTGGATTCAACGTTACAGAGCACTCTCCGCGGGAAAACCTGGTATCAGCGGCAGTGTCCTTGGTCGTGCCGAACCCCACACTCTGAGGCTTGCTCTAATATTTGCCATTCTCGACAAGGCAAAACTGATCGGGACAAGACACCTTGAAGCTGCCCTCAGTATCTGGGACTACATTGAACGATCCGTTCTGTTCATCTTCGGACAGAGCACAGGCAATAGGACGGCAGATACGATCTACGAAGAGTTGCTGCGAATTCGCCCGAGCGGGATGACACGAACAGAGATCTCCAAGTTACTTCAGGGTCACAGCCCAGCACATGAAACTAAGCGAGCATTAACGTTACTCGAGTCGTGTGGCCGGATTTATGTGATCGCTGATAAAGGGGAGAGCCGGACCATTCAGCGATGGTTCGCATCGGCCACCCAATAA
- a CDS encoding helix-turn-helix domain-containing protein, whose amino-acid sequence MEYNSEHQGKMPDLTQLKKLAYSVNEVAEILGISVVSVYRLLKRGHLRSLPHLRKKIIARAEVVKLLEGKSI is encoded by the coding sequence ATGGAATACAATTCCGAGCACCAGGGCAAAATGCCCGACCTTACCCAGCTCAAAAAGCTGGCCTACTCCGTAAACGAGGTAGCGGAAATCCTTGGGATCTCCGTCGTCTCTGTGTACCGCCTCCTGAAGCGCGGTCACCTCCGATCACTCCCTCATTTACGCAAGAAAATCATCGCTCGCGCCGAAGTGGTGAAGCTTCTGGAGGGAAAATCGATATGA
- a CDS encoding site-specific integrase produces the protein MRWKSLETIVFSTAQQRLLDEQAKALAQRWQPAPANTGKIYMADVMKTYRERVEGNQSFRPATVKARKLAMDRIPKTWPGFEKLEPKHITAQQVFEWVNRLKTTGTGFAPPLSRGPSAKTRGTSATTVNQSLDTLRRLMNIAIEVHAIPANPVSSKLPEGMGNLRVSVRAKPVHLPSKEHFRRMVEEIRSSGSGWAYDAADLVQFLAFSGARKGEAMRLTWGHANFSKKQLRIPGTKSESSNRVVPMIAPLVELLEAIKVRRRQQGDTVEAGDRILKLTECQKSIDRACGILAIPRMTHHDLRHLFATVCIESAVDIPTVARWLGHKDGGALAMKTYGHLRDDHSQQQAEKVEF, from the coding sequence TTGCGCTGGAAGAGTCTGGAGACCATCGTCTTCTCGACCGCCCAGCAACGCCTCCTGGATGAACAGGCCAAGGCGCTGGCCCAGAGATGGCAGCCTGCGCCCGCCAATACGGGCAAAATCTACATGGCTGACGTCATGAAGACCTACCGTGAAAGGGTCGAGGGCAACCAGAGTTTCCGGCCGGCCACGGTCAAGGCCCGGAAACTGGCCATGGATCGAATTCCCAAGACCTGGCCGGGGTTTGAGAAGCTGGAACCCAAGCACATCACCGCCCAACAGGTCTTTGAATGGGTCAACCGACTGAAGACCACCGGCACGGGTTTCGCGCCCCCTTTGAGCCGTGGCCCCTCGGCCAAGACCCGGGGAACCAGCGCCACCACCGTCAACCAGAGCCTGGACACCCTGCGCCGGCTGATGAACATCGCCATCGAAGTCCACGCCATCCCGGCCAATCCAGTTTCATCCAAACTACCCGAGGGCATGGGGAATTTGCGGGTTTCGGTCAGGGCCAAGCCCGTCCACTTACCCAGCAAGGAGCATTTCCGAAGAATGGTTGAGGAAATCCGCTCCTCGGGATCAGGCTGGGCCTACGACGCGGCTGATCTGGTTCAATTCCTCGCCTTTTCCGGGGCCCGTAAGGGCGAGGCCATGCGGCTGACCTGGGGGCACGCGAATTTCTCCAAGAAGCAACTGAGGATTCCCGGGACCAAGAGCGAGTCCAGCAACCGGGTCGTCCCGATGATTGCGCCACTGGTCGAGCTGCTCGAGGCGATCAAGGTCAGGCGGCGTCAACAGGGCGACACAGTCGAAGCTGGTGACCGAATCCTCAAGTTGACCGAGTGCCAGAAGTCAATTGACCGGGCCTGCGGGATCCTCGCAATCCCCCGGATGACCCACCATGATCTCCGCCACCTCTTTGCCACCGTCTGCATCGAAAGTGCTGTTGACATACCCACGGTGGCCCGGTGGCTTGGCCACAAAGACGGCGGCGCGCTGGCCATGAAAACCTACGGCCACCTTCGCGACGACCACAGCCAGCAGCAGGCTGAGAAGGTCGAATTCTAG
- a CDS encoding acylphosphatase, producing MSDSSPTYHLRAHFSGRVQGVGFRYTTYQVAKEYEVSGYVQNLADGRVLLEVEGEWDEVESFLDGLKERMDGMIREVEVKRDHRARVFSGFSIR from the coding sequence ATGTCCGATTCTTCGCCTACCTATCACTTGCGCGCACATTTCTCGGGTCGGGTCCAGGGAGTGGGGTTCCGCTACACGACCTATCAGGTGGCGAAGGAATACGAGGTATCCGGATATGTGCAGAATCTGGCAGACGGTCGGGTCCTGCTCGAGGTCGAGGGAGAGTGGGATGAGGTGGAGTCTTTTCTGGACGGACTGAAGGAGCGGATGGACGGGATGATACGCGAGGTGGAGGTCAAGCGCGACCACCGCGCACGGGTCTTCAGCGGGTTTTCCATCCGATGA
- a CDS encoding ABC transporter ATP-binding protein, with protein sequence MSDLPEAVIEIGDLIKEFDIGLRGVRLRAVDGLSLRIPRGGVFGLLGPNGSGKSTTIKIILGLMRATSGSCAVLGQPVGNLEIRNRIGYLPESPDFYRYLTGWELVAFYGRIAGLRRGALQNRVAQVLELVGLREAERRKIGTYSKGMLQRVGLAQALVHDPDLIILDEPTAGVDPIGSQLIADIIRRLKTEGKTVVLSSHLLAQVEGVCDRVAILNRGRVILEGAVEDLLKEKNQRMAVFDGLSEDAEAALLIWLREHGADRVSIGSPRTTLDRIFVEQIEKAGARKEDLS encoded by the coding sequence ATGAGTGATCTCCCTGAGGCCGTCATCGAGATCGGCGACCTGATCAAGGAATTCGATATCGGGCTGCGCGGGGTACGTCTGCGCGCGGTGGACGGCCTTTCGCTGCGGATTCCCCGCGGTGGGGTTTTTGGCCTGCTCGGTCCCAATGGCTCGGGCAAGAGCACGACGATCAAGATCATCCTTGGCCTGATGCGGGCGACATCAGGTTCATGCGCCGTGCTGGGTCAGCCGGTCGGGAACCTCGAGATCCGCAATCGCATCGGTTATCTCCCGGAATCCCCGGATTTCTACCGCTACCTGACCGGATGGGAACTGGTTGCGTTTTATGGTCGCATCGCGGGACTGCGAAGGGGCGCGCTTCAGAATCGGGTGGCGCAGGTCCTGGAACTGGTCGGACTGCGGGAGGCGGAACGACGCAAGATCGGGACCTATTCCAAAGGGATGCTCCAGCGGGTTGGTCTGGCCCAGGCTCTGGTCCATGACCCGGATCTGATCATTCTGGATGAACCGACGGCGGGGGTGGATCCGATCGGTTCGCAATTGATTGCGGACATCATCCGGCGGCTCAAGACCGAGGGGAAAACGGTGGTGCTGTCGTCTCATCTGCTGGCCCAGGTGGAGGGAGTCTGTGACCGGGTAGCCATCCTGAACCGGGGGAGGGTCATCCTCGAAGGCGCGGTTGAGGATCTGCTCAAGGAGAAAAACCAGCGCATGGCGGTTTTCGACGGTTTATCGGAGGACGCGGAGGCAGCCCTGTTGATCTGGCTCAGGGAACACGGCGCTGACCGGGTCTCCATCGGCAGTCCCCGCACGACGCTCGATCGGATCTTCGTGGAGCAGATCGAAAAGGCCGGCGCGCGGAAGGAGGACCTTTCATGA
- a CDS encoding ABC transporter permease encodes MMSRVWTIARLTLVEAFRQRFLTVVILLGVAMMVGARSLGTFDFGSSELKFTADLGFGAITFFGTILAVAMTAQLFFAELESRTALTLLARPVRRAEFITGKYVGIVLALFAFAAVMTLILVTILFWRGATLVGDEMAKTPRLDAVAWVGLILGLKLALTAAIALFFCSFGRTQLFSMVVAFLAILICHLQYLAQDAWMKGGSVIFRGLAWVFAVALPNFQVFSVGDAAADGQAIPMATVGMILGYSILYAAVFQVVAWICFERREV; translated from the coding sequence ATGATGAGCCGGGTATGGACGATCGCCCGGCTGACACTGGTCGAGGCGTTCCGGCAGCGGTTTCTGACCGTGGTCATCCTTCTCGGGGTGGCCATGATGGTCGGTGCCCGCTCGCTCGGGACGTTCGATTTTGGCTCGTCCGAATTGAAGTTCACCGCGGACCTGGGATTTGGCGCGATCACCTTTTTCGGAACCATTCTGGCCGTGGCGATGACCGCGCAGCTTTTCTTTGCGGAATTGGAGAGCCGGACCGCACTGACCCTGCTGGCCCGGCCGGTTCGAAGGGCGGAGTTCATCACGGGCAAATACGTGGGGATCGTCCTCGCGCTTTTCGCCTTTGCCGCCGTCATGACCCTCATCCTGGTGACCATACTTTTCTGGCGGGGGGCGACCCTTGTCGGGGACGAGATGGCAAAGACCCCTAGGCTCGACGCGGTGGCCTGGGTCGGTCTGATTCTGGGTCTGAAGTTGGCGCTGACCGCGGCGATCGCCCTGTTTTTCTGCTCCTTCGGCCGGACGCAGCTGTTCAGCATGGTCGTGGCTTTTCTCGCCATCCTGATCTGTCACCTTCAGTATCTGGCACAGGACGCCTGGATGAAGGGCGGCTCGGTCATCTTCCGGGGGCTGGCGTGGGTCTTTGCCGTGGCCCTGCCCAATTTCCAGGTTTTCAGCGTGGGCGATGCGGCCGCCGACGGGCAGGCGATTCCGATGGCGACGGTCGGGATGATTCTGGGTTACAGCATACTGTATGCGGCGGTCTTCCAGGTGGTGGCGTGGATCTGTTTCGAACGGCGGGAGGTTTGA
- the cysC gene encoding adenylyl-sulfate kinase, whose protein sequence is MTGGAETNLFPTDHRLLGRVEKEHLLGQRAMVIWLYGLSGSGKSTLANALERRLHAEGLVTTLLDGDNVRTGLNKGLGFSDEDRSENIRRIAEVSKLFVRSGVIVINAFITPRNDLRANAREIIGPGDLIEVYVKCDFEECERRDVKGLYAKAKAGGVSHFTGSESSFEEPESPDLVIDTVDQSLEESLEALYRHVRPRLFPIG, encoded by the coding sequence ATGACGGGCGGAGCCGAAACCAATCTTTTTCCCACGGACCATCGTCTGCTCGGACGGGTCGAAAAGGAGCACCTGCTCGGCCAGCGTGCGATGGTGATCTGGCTCTACGGTCTTTCCGGTTCAGGGAAGAGCACCCTGGCCAACGCCCTTGAGCGACGCCTCCACGCCGAGGGGCTCGTGACCACTCTACTGGACGGCGACAACGTGCGGACGGGGTTGAACAAGGGACTGGGTTTCAGCGACGAGGATCGGAGCGAGAACATCCGGCGGATCGCGGAAGTATCCAAACTCTTCGTGCGATCCGGGGTGATCGTGATCAATGCGTTCATCACCCCCCGCAATGACCTCAGGGCGAATGCCCGGGAAATCATCGGTCCGGGTGACTTGATCGAGGTCTATGTCAAATGTGACTTCGAGGAGTGCGAGCGCCGGGACGTCAAGGGGCTTTACGCGAAGGCCAAGGCCGGCGGGGTTTCCCACTTCACCGGATCGGAATCGAGTTTTGAAGAGCCGGAATCTCCCGACCTGGTCATTGATACGGTCGATCAGAGCCTGGAAGAGTCGCTTGAGGCGCTTTATCGCCACGTCCGGCCACGACTTTTCCCGATCGGATGA
- the cysD gene encoding sulfate adenylyltransferase subunit CysD, with the protein MHHYYNLSHIKQLESEAIYVLREVAAQFERTALLFSGGKDSIVLVRLAQKAFHPARIPFPLLHIDTGHNFPETIEFRDRLAASVGAKLVVRLVQDSIDQGRVVEEKGVNASRNGLQTVTLLDALESMKIDAAIGGARRDEEKARAKERFFSHRDEFGQWDPKNQRPELWNIFNGYKQYGENFRVFPLSNWTEMDVWQYIASENLDIPSIYFAHEREVVERDGSLLANCEYINLQPGEQPVVKQVRFRTVGDMSCTGAVESSAATLGEVIAEVAAARKTERGTRADDRRSETAMEDRKKQGYF; encoded by the coding sequence ATGCATCACTACTACAACCTGAGTCATATCAAGCAGCTCGAATCCGAGGCCATCTACGTGCTTCGCGAGGTCGCCGCTCAGTTCGAACGGACAGCGCTTCTGTTTTCCGGCGGCAAGGATTCCATCGTCCTCGTCCGACTGGCGCAGAAGGCGTTTCATCCGGCGCGCATTCCGTTTCCGCTTTTGCACATTGATACCGGGCACAATTTCCCGGAGACGATCGAATTCCGTGACAGGCTGGCAGCGTCGGTCGGCGCCAAGCTGGTCGTCCGCCTCGTGCAGGATTCCATTGATCAGGGGCGCGTGGTGGAGGAAAAGGGCGTCAATGCCAGCCGCAACGGGCTGCAGACGGTGACCCTGCTGGACGCCCTCGAATCGATGAAGATCGATGCGGCCATCGGCGGCGCCCGACGGGACGAGGAGAAGGCACGGGCCAAGGAGCGGTTCTTCTCCCACCGGGACGAGTTCGGCCAATGGGATCCGAAGAACCAGCGGCCGGAGCTCTGGAACATCTTCAATGGGTACAAGCAATATGGGGAGAACTTCCGGGTCTTCCCCTTGAGCAACTGGACGGAAATGGATGTCTGGCAGTACATCGCCTCGGAGAATCTCGACATCCCCAGCATTTACTTCGCGCACGAACGCGAAGTCGTCGAGCGGGATGGCTCGCTCCTGGCCAACTGCGAATACATCAATCTTCAGCCCGGTGAGCAACCCGTGGTCAAGCAGGTGCGCTTTCGCACCGTCGGCGACATGAGCTGCACCGGGGCGGTCGAGTCGTCGGCCGCGACCCTTGGCGAGGTGATCGCCGAAGTCGCGGCGGCCCGCAAAACGGAGCGGGGAACCCGCGCCGACGACCGCCGCTCGGAGACGGCGATGGAGGACAGGAAGAAGCAGGGCTATTTCTAG
- the cysN gene encoding sulfate adenylyltransferase subunit CysN, producing MSTDTKYLDMDLLRFTTAGSVDDGKSTLIGRLLYDSKAIFEDQLTAIEKSSEMMGEGQVNLALLTDGLRAEREQGITIDVAYRYFATPRRKFIIADTPGHIQYTRNMVTGASTANLAIILIDARKGVIEQTCRHSFIASLLRIQHLVVCVNKMDLVDFDEDVFNRIVSNFKHFASRLDISDIKFIPISALEGDNVVEKSDRMPWYQGAPLLFTLETTYLGSDYNQVDSRFPVQYVIRPQTQEFHDFRGFAGRVAGGVFKPGDEVIALPSGFTSRIKEIHTLDGPVEEAFPPMSVTITLENEIDISRGDMLAKPNNQPTVSQDLELMVCWFSEKPLQPRGRYIIRHTTRDAKCLIKQVRYKVDINSLHKIEDTPSIGLNDIARIQIRTTQPLFFDEYNRNRQTGSVILIDEFTNNTVAAGMIL from the coding sequence ATGAGTACTGACACCAAATATCTTGATATGGATCTCCTGCGGTTCACCACCGCGGGCAGTGTCGATGACGGCAAGAGCACCTTGATCGGGAGGCTTCTCTACGATTCGAAGGCGATCTTTGAGGATCAGCTGACCGCGATCGAGAAGAGCAGTGAAATGATGGGCGAGGGGCAGGTGAACCTGGCCCTTCTGACCGACGGTCTCCGGGCCGAGCGGGAACAAGGCATCACCATCGATGTGGCTTACCGCTATTTCGCGACACCCCGTCGCAAGTTCATCATCGCCGACACGCCGGGGCACATCCAGTACACCCGGAACATGGTGACGGGTGCTTCGACCGCCAACCTCGCCATCATCCTCATCGACGCCCGCAAGGGGGTGATCGAGCAGACCTGCCGGCATTCCTTCATCGCCTCGCTCCTGCGTATCCAGCATCTGGTCGTCTGTGTGAACAAGATGGACCTGGTCGACTTCGACGAGGACGTCTTCAACCGCATCGTTTCCAACTTCAAGCACTTCGCCTCCCGCCTGGATATTTCGGACATCAAGTTCATCCCGATCAGCGCGCTCGAAGGTGACAACGTTGTCGAGAAATCGGACCGGATGCCCTGGTATCAGGGTGCTCCGCTGCTCTTCACGCTCGAGACGACCTACCTGGGCAGCGACTACAACCAGGTCGATTCGCGGTTTCCGGTGCAGTATGTCATTCGCCCGCAGACCCAGGAGTTTCACGATTTCCGGGGCTTTGCCGGCCGCGTGGCGGGCGGGGTCTTCAAGCCGGGAGACGAAGTGATCGCCCTGCCTTCCGGATTCACCTCCCGGATCAAGGAGATCCACACCCTGGATGGTCCGGTCGAGGAGGCCTTTCCGCCGATGTCGGTCACGATCACACTCGAGAACGAGATTGATATCAGCCGGGGAGACATGCTGGCCAAGCCGAACAATCAGCCGACGGTATCCCAGGACCTGGAGCTGATGGTCTGCTGGTTTTCCGAGAAGCCGCTGCAACCCCGGGGCCGCTACATCATCCGCCACACGACCCGCGATGCCAAATGCCTTATCAAGCAGGTGCGCTACAAGGTGGACATCAATTCGCTGCACAAGATCGAGGACACTCCGTCAATCGGGTTGAACGACATCGCCCGTATCCAGATTCGGACAACACAGCCGCTTTTCTTCGACGAATACAATCGCAACCGGCAGACCGGGAGCGTCATCCTGATCGACGAGTTCACCAATAATACGGTGGCGGCGGGAATGATTCTCTGA